The window ATTCCCTACAGGTATTACTATTGATGAATTGGCACAGCAAAAGGCTCCGGTATTGTATAGTCCGGCAGATAACCTTGAGTTTATTCATTTTTATGAGATAAAAAAAGATGGTGAATTTTGCTATTGTAAATATAAAGCGCCTACTCAAAACGGAGGAACTCTTGATTATCAGGTTACCTATAAGTGGTACAACATTGAACAGATGTATCTTCCTCTCTCTTATAATCTTTTAAGTGAGAACAACATGGGAAGAATAAATGAAGAGCTTATAGAAAACCAAGTACACGGTTCTGTATATAGTATGGAAAACGATGAAAAAAAAGATGAAATGATAAAACTGTTTGAAGATTACGAAAACACACAATATCCTTTATTTAAGGAAGTTGTGCATACAGATTGGGATACGGGAGTCAAAACTATAGGATATAAACAATATGATATGAGAATCCTTGATTATGTAAAGGGGAACTTTACAAACTCAGGATATGATGAATACTTTGTTATGTTTTATGAAGATGATCCTGATCCGGAAATATATGATCAATTTATAGAAAGGGTGAGATGTTTTGTAGTTTCTGAAGGCAAGATAATAAGTGACTACTATATTAGTAATTCCGGCGGTTTTTTTTATCCAGGTCTTAGTAATGATAAACTTTCTGAAGTGGAAGCTTTCGGGTTTAAATTTTCACAAGGGTGGATAGCCGACTTTAATCAAAATGGAATAAATGAAATATATCTTGCTGCTTTTTTTAATATAGAAGGCGGCGGGCTATTAATGGTTGAATATAATGATGGATCTTTTGTTACTGGTTATGTATATGGTGATCGTTACGATATAGTATCTGTTGATTGGTATAAAAAAATAATTATAATAAAAGATAAGTCGGGAAACGGTGAATGGATAGATGATTATCAATGGAATGATACTTTAAAAGAGTTTATTCTATATAAAGAGCAAATATTAGGAGGATTAAGAAATGAAAAAAATTATTAAATTAACTGATGAAGAGTTGTTAAAAATAAACGGAGGAGGAGAAATTAATGATGCTATAGATGATGAGGTAATATTATCGAGAAAAAGGCGTATTAATCTTGAAAAGTCTCAAGATACTGTACGGGAAGCTGCAATTTATCGGCCTTATGCAAAAGGAAATTTTGACTATGAAGGCGCCGCAGAAGATGTAACTTGGTGTAATCAGTCAAGTTATGATGTAATGGAAGCTACCGGTGTACATATGAAACCATTTTATGGGAAACCGGATGGGTATAAAGGAAAAGAAGGGCAAAGAGGAGCAGGATATTGGGTTAATGCAAATACAGCCTGTAAAAATGTTGAAAATTATATAGATAAATATGCAAAAGAATGGGTTAATGCTAAGATAAAGGAGGTTGGATTAACAAATATAGAGGCGGAATTTGATTATATAGGGCCGAACTCGGTTAAAAATTATAATGAAGCTTATACAAAAAAGTATAACGAGTTATACGCTGAAGGTAAAGCTGACTGTCCTATACAAGAAATTACTGTTGAACAGGCTCAAGATTTGGCAAATCAAGGATATACGGTAGTTGCCATGTGGGAAAATCCCCCAAAGAAACTAAAGAACGGTAAAATCATCCAAGGAAGCGGACATATTTCGACTGTACGCCCGGATCTAAATTATGATAAATATAAAAATAATCCAAAAATAAGTAATGTAGGAGGTTTTAATGAGATAACAGATGTAGTAAAAGGATTTGGTTTGGATGATTATCCTGATAGGACTGTTAAATATTACTATGATCGCAATCAAACCTTTAGAGCAAATGAAGGCTTTGAAAGATACGGGCTTGCTTATAATGACTTAACAGGAAAACAATCTATTTCAATACATGATTCTACTTATGATGAAAATAATTATATAAATTATGGAAAAAGAAAAGCAGAAGAAAATGAATATCTTGGAAAATTAAAAGAAGAAAGACTTGAAGAACTAAAAAATTCTGTTATGTTTTCTGAATTCAGAACAAAAGAGGATGTCTTTCCTTTTCCTATTGGAATGGTTACAAATACGGCCAAATATATAGTTGACAATCTAGATTCTATTGATAGAAGAGCTAAGGAATTAAGAAATAATAACATGACTTTATTATCAATAATAAGAAAAGGAGATAAAAATGTAGATGATGTTCTTTTAGGAAGAATAACAGCCGGTGATTATATTGAACAGAAAAAAGCGGAAAGAGCAGCACAAGAAAGAGCAATAGCCGAAGCCGAAGCAAAACGGATAGCAGAAGAAAAAGCGGCTAAAGAAAAGGCTGAAAAAGAAAGGCTTGCGAAAGAGGAAGAAGAGCGGAAGAAAAAAGAAGCTTCCGATAATTCCGATTCTGGCAGAGATTCTAACGATTCTGATGAAAATACTGATGAGTCTATAGATGACCATGAAGATAATGATGAAGGAAGTGTAACTACTCCACCTGAAAATACCGGCGATGGAAATCAAACACCTCCTACAGATGGTGACGGCGAAAACCCGGCTCCTCCTAATGAGGACTCCTCTCCCGGAAACGGAGGCGGTGGAGGAAATAACGACGGCAGTAAACCTAAGCCTCCAAAAATTCCAAAACCTGGCGATATGATACCTCTAAGTATCGATACAAACAATGAATATTATTTAGGCTCGTTATACGGTACAAAACCTTTTAGTGCACAAGAATCAAGTGCATTTAATTCTACTATTATAAGTAATGAATTATCCGCCTTACAACCGATAACAAGTTTAAATGTTGCGGGGCTTCCTGTAAACGATACTGCAATAAAAGAAGAGCCGTTTGGGGTGTAGGGAATTTAAATATAAAACACTTGACAACTTCTATATATAGATGTTAAAATCTTAAGGTATGGAGGTTATAGTGAAAAAAGACAAATTAAAACTTATTTTTATCTTAATATTAGCGGCTCTTTTATTTTCGTGTTCTAAAGAGCTTAAAGAACAGAAGCCTGAGGAGACAAAAGTTGAATCATCTGCAAAAATTGAACCGAAAGAAAATGAATTTTTATCAAAGCCCGAATATAACACGCACGTGAAGAGCCCTGAACAAATTAAGGAATTAGAAGAAAAATACAAAAGAAGTGAAGCATATGAAGAAAAGCTTAAGCAGCTTAGAACCGAACTGGATAAAAAAGAAGATATCCTAAGATATAAATGTCCGGTATTTATGAGTATTGATAATCTGGCACAGCAAAAGGCTCCGGCACTTTATAGTCATGCAGATAATCTTGACTTTATTCATTTTTATGAGATAAAAAAAGATGGTGAATTTTGCTATTGTAAATATAAAGCTCCTACTCAAAACGGCGGAATTCTTGATTATCAGGTTACCTATAAGTGGTATAACATTGAACAGATGTATCTTCCTCTCTCTTATGACCTTTTAAGTGAGACTAATATGGTAAAAATAAATGACGAACTTATAGAAAACCAAGTGCACGGCTCTATATATAGTATGGAAAACGATGAAAAAAAAGATGAAATGATAAAACTGTTTGAAGATTACGAAAATACACAATATCCTTTATATCTTGAGGTTGCTAATACGGATTGGAAGACGGGGGCCAAAACGGAGGGGTATAAACAGTATGATATGAAAATCCTTGATTATGTAAAGGGGAACTTTACAAACTCAGGATATGATGAATATTTTGTTATGTTTTATAGGGATCATCCGAATCCTGAAATAGATGATCAGTTTATAGAAAGAGTGCGATGTTTTATAGTTTCTGAAGATAAAATAATTAATGACTACTATATTAGTAATTCCGGAGGTTTTTTTTATCCGGGGCTTAGGTATGATAAACTTTCTGAAGTGAAAGATTTCGGCTTTAAATTTTCACAAGGGTGGATAGCCGACTTTAATCAAAACGGAATAAATGAAATATATCTTGCTGCTTTATTTGATATATACGGCGGAGGACTATTAATTATTGAATATAATGATGGATCTTTTGTTTCCGGTTATGTATATGATAATCGTTACGATATAGTAGGTATTGATTGGTATAAAAAAATGATTATAATAAAAGATAAGTCGAGGAGCGGTGAATGGATAGATGATTATCAATGGAATGATACTTTAAAAGAGTTTATTTTATTAAAAAGAAAATATAGGGATGATTAAAAAATGGAAAAATTTATTAAATTGACGGATGAAGAGTTATTACTGGTAAGAGGCGGAACGGATAAAGAAAAATATAATTCTGTGGGTGAAATTGTAAGAAGAACTAATTTAAAATATGCACAGGATGTTGTGCGTGAAGCGGCAATTTATCGGCCTTATGCAAAAGGAAATTTTGACTATGAAGGTGCAGCAGAAGATGTAACTTGGTGTAACCAATCAAGTTATGATGTAATGGAAGCTACCGGTGTACATATGAAACCATTTTATGGGAAACCGGATGGGTATGAAGGAAAAGAAGGTCAAAGAGGCGCAGGATATTGGGTTAATGCAAATACAGCCTGTAAAAATGTCGAAAATTATATAGATAAATATGCAAAAGAATGGGTTAACGCTAAGATAAAGGAGGTTGGACTAACAAATATAGAGGCAGGGTTTGACTATATAGGGCCGAACTCGGTTAAAAATTATAATGAAGCTTATACAAAAAAGTATAACGAGTTATACGCTGAAGGTAAAGCCGATTGTCCTATACAGGAAATTACTGCTGAACAGGCTCAAGATTTGGCAAATCAGGGGTATACGGTAGTTGTTATGTGGGAAAATACAGAAACTGATAAAAAAGGAAATAGATATAGCGGTCATATTTCTACTGTACGCCCGGATCTCGATAAGAATACGCCGACTACAGACCCTCAAATATCAAATGTGGGCAGTAAGAATGAACTTAGTACCGTAAGTAAAAGCTTTCAAAAAGGATTTGAAGACGGAACTGTCAAATATTACTATGATCGCAATCAAACCTTTAGAGCAAATGAAGGCTTTGAAAGATACGGGCTTGCTTATAATGACTTAACAGGAAAACAATCTATTTCAATACATGATTCTACTTATGATGAAAATAATTATATAAATTATGGAAAAAGAAAAGCAGAAGAAAATGAATATCTTGGAAAATTAAAAGAAGAAAGACTTGAAGAACTAAAAAATTCTGTTATGTTTTCTGAATTCAGAACAAAAGAGGATGTCTTTCCTTTTCCTATTGGAATGGTTACAAATACGGCCAAATATATAGTTGACAATCTAGATTCTATTGATAGAAGAGCTAAGGAATTAAGAAATAAT of the Treponema denticola ATCC 35405 genome contains:
- a CDS encoding clustered-type lipoprotein — protein: MKKNKLKLIIILILAVLLFSCSKEVKEQNSAETKVESSAKIEPKENEFLSKPEYNTHVKSPEQIKELEEKYKRSEAYEEKLKQLGAELDKKEKILNYKFPTGITIDELAQQKAPVLYSPADNLEFIHFYEIKKDGEFCYCKYKAPTQNGGTLDYQVTYKWYNIEQMYLPLSYNLLSENNMGRINEELIENQVHGSVYSMENDEKKDEMIKLFEDYENTQYPLFKEVVHTDWDTGVKTIGYKQYDMRILDYVKGNFTNSGYDEYFVMFYEDDPDPEIYDQFIERVRCFVVSEGKIISDYYISNSGGFFYPGLSNDKLSEVEAFGFKFSQGWIADFNQNGINEIYLAAFFNIEGGGLLMVEYNDGSFVTGYVYGDRYDIVSVDWYKKIIIIKDKSGNGEWIDDYQWNDTLKEFILYKEQILGGLRNEKNY
- a CDS encoding clustered-type lipoprotein, which codes for MKKDKLKLIFILILAALLFSCSKELKEQKPEETKVESSAKIEPKENEFLSKPEYNTHVKSPEQIKELEEKYKRSEAYEEKLKQLRTELDKKEDILRYKCPVFMSIDNLAQQKAPALYSHADNLDFIHFYEIKKDGEFCYCKYKAPTQNGGILDYQVTYKWYNIEQMYLPLSYDLLSETNMVKINDELIENQVHGSIYSMENDEKKDEMIKLFEDYENTQYPLYLEVANTDWKTGAKTEGYKQYDMKILDYVKGNFTNSGYDEYFVMFYRDHPNPEIDDQFIERVRCFIVSEDKIINDYYISNSGGFFYPGLRYDKLSEVKDFGFKFSQGWIADFNQNGINEIYLAALFDIYGGGLLIIEYNDGSFVSGYVYDNRYDIVGIDWYKKMIIIKDKSRSGEWIDDYQWNDTLKEFILLKRKYRDD